A part of Streptantibioticus cattleyicolor NRRL 8057 = DSM 46488 genomic DNA contains:
- a CDS encoding TetR/AcrR family transcriptional regulator, which translates to MNESALALFVEQGFHATSIHDIVSRAGLTRGAFYSNYQDKEELFLALYDQQADQLLADLREAAGRLRPGRELPSHLLRHLAGRKRADQRWFLLSMEFTLHAARHPEVARQLAEHEARLIGGLAELIDDALAKAGHAARVRPRELARLMVILHEGATAMRLTEEAHGTPEEFPEELIHHILDALFRPADDAG; encoded by the coding sequence TTGAACGAGAGTGCGCTCGCGCTCTTCGTCGAGCAGGGGTTCCATGCGACCTCGATCCACGACATCGTGTCCCGGGCCGGGTTGACGCGGGGGGCGTTCTACTCGAACTACCAGGACAAGGAAGAGCTGTTCCTCGCCCTCTACGACCAGCAGGCCGATCAGTTGCTGGCCGATCTGCGGGAGGCGGCGGGGCGGTTGCGGCCGGGGCGGGAGTTGCCGTCGCACCTGTTGCGTCACCTGGCCGGCCGTAAGCGGGCGGATCAGCGGTGGTTCCTGCTGTCCATGGAGTTCACGCTGCACGCGGCGCGGCACCCCGAGGTCGCCCGGCAGCTCGCCGAGCACGAGGCGCGGCTGATCGGCGGGCTGGCCGAGTTGATCGACGACGCGCTGGCCAAGGCGGGCCACGCCGCCCGGGTCCGTCCGCGCGAGCTGGCCCGGCTCATGGTGATCCTGCACGAGGGCGCGACCGCGATGCGGCTCACCGAGGAGGCCCACGGCACGCCGGAGGAGTTCCCCGAGGAGCTGATCCACCACATCCTCGACGCGCTGTTCCGGCCGGCCGACGACGCCGGGTGA
- a CDS encoding acetoacetate decarboxylase: MRLDQVPRHASTPLTVPVYPPRPTRFTDREYLNVVYRTDPDALRAVVPEPLEVTEPLVRFEVMRMGEVDGYGPYVEAGQVIPVRYGAEEGEYLHATYLDSFAATAAGRELSAYPKVMASPRLHTEAGALVGTLDFGSERVATATMPYKWQPLDSRTARGQITVPTYAVKIVPDYTGGLRVCDLVRTRIEDVTVKEAWTGPARLQLFAHVMAPLADLPVLEVVSASHIVTDLTLAPALPVYDYLTRTPSR, translated from the coding sequence ATGCGCCTCGACCAGGTACCCCGCCACGCCTCCACCCCGCTGACCGTCCCCGTGTACCCGCCGCGCCCCACCCGCTTCACCGACCGCGAATACCTCAACGTCGTCTACCGCACCGACCCCGACGCGCTGCGCGCCGTCGTCCCCGAGCCGCTGGAGGTCACCGAGCCGCTGGTGCGGTTCGAGGTGATGAGGATGGGCGAGGTCGACGGGTACGGCCCGTACGTGGAGGCCGGGCAGGTGATCCCGGTCCGGTACGGCGCCGAGGAGGGCGAATACCTGCACGCCACGTACCTCGACAGCTTCGCCGCCACGGCCGCCGGACGGGAGCTGAGCGCGTACCCCAAGGTGATGGCGAGCCCCCGGCTCCACACCGAGGCCGGCGCCCTGGTGGGCACCCTGGACTTCGGCAGCGAGCGGGTGGCGACGGCGACCATGCCCTACAAGTGGCAGCCGCTGGACAGCCGCACCGCCCGCGGGCAGATCACCGTGCCGACGTACGCCGTCAAGATCGTCCCCGACTACACCGGCGGACTGCGCGTCTGCGACCTGGTGCGCACCCGCATCGAGGACGTCACGGTCAAGGAGGCTTGGACCGGCCCCGCCCGCCTCCAGCTCTTCGCCCACGTCATGGCGCCCCTGGCCGACCTGCCGGTCCTGGAGGTCGTCTCGGCCAGTCACATCGTCACCGACCTGACCCTCGCGCCGGCCCTGCCGGTGTACGACTACCTCACCCGCACCCCGTCGCGGTGA
- a CDS encoding STAS domain-containing protein, whose translation MHALSVTVSRRPGTVVIRPCGEVDFDTAPALVQALENADGAWRDVTVDLSRVGFMDSAGLHALITLHHRALAHHGRLTLSAVCGQPARLFQLVRLEGMFGQDG comes from the coding sequence ATGCACGCTTTGTCCGTCACCGTCAGCCGCCGCCCCGGCACCGTGGTGATCCGCCCGTGCGGGGAGGTCGACTTCGACACCGCCCCCGCCCTCGTACAGGCCCTGGAGAACGCCGACGGGGCGTGGCGGGACGTCACGGTGGACCTGTCCCGGGTGGGCTTCATGGACTCCGCAGGACTGCACGCGCTGATCACCCTCCACCACCGCGCCCTCGCCCACCACGGACGGCTCACGCTGAGCGCGGTGTGCGGCCAGCCTGCCCGGTTGTTCCAACTCGTCCGGCTGGAAGGGATGTTCGGCCAGGACGGTTGA
- a CDS encoding CaiB/BaiF CoA transferase family protein, which translates to MSDSVYDNSVRGPLSGIRVLDAATLVAAPLAGCLLADYGAEVLKVEHPRGDPIRTFGARKDDVSLWWKLLGRNKDCVSLDLSTPEGQEIFRRLAGEADVVIENFRPGTFEKWGLDYDTLSAENPGLVMARVTGYGQSGPYARRPGFGTAVEALSGVAAMTGDPHGPPVLPSFPMGDGVTGVMTAFAVLTALRARDRDGHGQVVDVSLWESLLSVVGAYPTVHAALGTVPERRGNRSAGNAPRNTYRTKDGGWVAVSAPSRRIAERVMRLVGRPDLAEQPWFGTGTGRKEHVEEIDEAVAAWVGARDRDDVVRAFEEAEAVVAPVYDFADVAADPHLAHREALIDLPDPELGSVRLQNVPFRLSRTPGAVRHAGGRLGGDNARVYGALGVDEDRVAELHREGVV; encoded by the coding sequence GTGTCTGATTCGGTGTACGACAATTCCGTTCGGGGCCCGTTGTCGGGGATCAGGGTGCTGGACGCGGCGACGCTGGTGGCCGCCCCGCTGGCCGGCTGTCTGCTCGCCGACTACGGGGCCGAGGTCCTCAAGGTGGAACACCCCAGGGGCGATCCGATCCGGACCTTCGGCGCCCGCAAGGACGACGTGTCGCTGTGGTGGAAACTGCTCGGCCGCAACAAGGACTGCGTCAGCCTCGACCTGAGCACCCCGGAAGGCCAGGAGATCTTCCGGCGGCTGGCGGGCGAGGCGGACGTGGTGATCGAGAACTTCCGCCCCGGCACCTTCGAGAAGTGGGGGCTCGACTACGACACGCTGTCGGCGGAGAACCCTGGGCTGGTGATGGCACGGGTCACCGGATACGGCCAGAGCGGCCCGTACGCCCGCCGGCCCGGGTTCGGCACCGCCGTCGAGGCGTTGTCCGGGGTGGCGGCGATGACCGGGGACCCGCACGGGCCGCCGGTGCTGCCGTCCTTCCCCATGGGCGACGGCGTCACCGGGGTGATGACGGCCTTCGCGGTGCTCACCGCGCTGCGCGCCCGGGACCGGGACGGACACGGACAGGTCGTCGACGTCTCGCTGTGGGAATCGCTGCTGTCCGTCGTCGGCGCCTACCCCACCGTCCACGCCGCGCTGGGCACCGTCCCTGAGCGGCGCGGCAACCGGTCGGCGGGGAACGCGCCCCGCAACACCTACCGGACCAAGGACGGCGGATGGGTGGCCGTCTCCGCCCCCTCACGGCGGATCGCGGAACGCGTGATGCGCCTGGTCGGCCGCCCCGACCTGGCCGAACAGCCGTGGTTCGGCACCGGCACCGGCCGCAAGGAACACGTCGAGGAGATCGACGAGGCCGTCGCCGCCTGGGTCGGCGCACGCGACCGGGACGATGTGGTGCGCGCCTTCGAGGAGGCCGAGGCGGTCGTCGCCCCGGTCTACGACTTCGCCGACGTCGCCGCCGACCCCCACCTGGCGCACCGCGAGGCCCTGATCGACCTCCCCGACCCCGAACTGGGCAGCGTGCGCCTGCAGAACGTACCGTTCCGCCTCTCCCGCACCCCCGGAGCGGTACGCCACGCCGGCGGACGGCTCGGCGGCGACAACGCCCGCGTCTACGGGGCCCTGGGCGTCGACGAGGACCGGGTGGCCGAACTACACCGAGAAGGAGTCGTGTGA
- a CDS encoding SMP-30/gluconolactonase/LRE family protein, whose protein sequence is MRLTRLRTLVAAALAATGLLAAAGATAPAWADGVTSYTLPGSTAYPESITQRPGSTTFFVSGYGDGSVYRGTVGTAAMSVFVAGDSNHTVAAGVKDDGQGHLFVVRGRQQLIDVYDDTTGALVTELSTASFGSGGMLNDIAFGPDGTGYVTDSYLPYVFRITRDSSGAFTVDKWLSLSGTAMTYTSGGGVAGVNANGLAVTPDGRYLLLDQTNKDALFRVEISSGTVAWIDTSGADLGYPDGFNLVDGTGYIAGNTANIVSELTFNSDYSKATLVRQLTDPAFAQPSAALPVDGSLLVTEFQHNTATPSLPFTVTALPLS, encoded by the coding sequence ATGAGACTCACCCGGCTGAGAACCCTGGTCGCCGCCGCCCTGGCCGCCACCGGGCTGCTGGCCGCCGCCGGGGCCACCGCGCCGGCCTGGGCCGACGGCGTCACCAGCTACACCCTGCCCGGGAGCACCGCCTACCCGGAAAGCATCACCCAACGCCCCGGCAGCACCACCTTCTTCGTCTCCGGGTACGGGGACGGCTCGGTCTACCGGGGCACCGTGGGCACCGCCGCCATGTCGGTCTTCGTGGCCGGCGACAGCAACCACACGGTGGCCGCCGGGGTGAAGGACGACGGCCAGGGCCACCTGTTCGTGGTGCGCGGCAGGCAGCAGCTGATCGACGTCTACGACGACACCACCGGCGCCCTGGTCACCGAGTTGTCCACCGCGTCCTTCGGCTCCGGCGGCATGCTCAACGACATCGCCTTCGGCCCGGACGGCACCGGCTACGTCACCGACTCCTACCTGCCCTACGTCTTCCGGATCACCCGTGACTCCTCGGGTGCCTTCACGGTGGACAAGTGGCTGTCGCTGTCGGGCACCGCGATGACGTACACCTCCGGCGGCGGGGTGGCCGGCGTCAACGCCAACGGCCTCGCCGTCACCCCGGACGGCCGTTACCTGCTGCTCGACCAGACCAACAAGGACGCGCTCTTCCGGGTGGAGATCTCCTCCGGCACGGTCGCCTGGATCGACACCTCCGGCGCCGACCTCGGCTACCCCGACGGGTTCAACCTGGTCGACGGCACCGGCTACATCGCGGGCAACACCGCCAACATCGTCAGCGAGCTGACGTTCAACTCCGACTACTCCAAGGCCACCTTGGTGCGGCAGCTGACCGACCCGGCCTTCGCCCAGCCCAGCGCCGCGCTGCCGGTCGACGGATCGCTGCTGGTCACCGAGTTCCAGCACAACACCGCCACCCCCTCACTGCCCTTCACGGTCACCGCGCTGCCGTTGTCGTAG
- the hemC gene encoding hydroxymethylbilane synthase — translation MSAPELIRIVSRDSPMALAQVERVRAELAARHPRIRTEVVPVRTTGDRWMGDLAQVEGKGAFTKEVDAALLAGRADLAVHCLKDVPADRPLPAGTTFAAFLERDDIRDALVHPGGLTLDELPPGTRVGTSSVRRVAQLAVSHPHLRCVPFRGNANRRLEKLAAGEADALLLAVAGLRRIGRAEAATEILPPEVMMPSIGAGILALQCREDDTALIETVGALGHPGTHREATAERMFLHVLQGHCNSPVAGYATAHRSGDLSLRACVFTPDGKTVLNAHEWAGRLDPATLGTAVAVALLRQGARELIDGIPH, via the coding sequence ATGTCCGCACCCGAGCTGATCCGCATCGTCTCCCGTGACTCGCCCATGGCGCTGGCCCAGGTCGAGCGCGTCCGCGCGGAACTGGCCGCCCGTCACCCGCGCATCCGCACCGAGGTCGTGCCGGTACGGACGACCGGGGACCGGTGGATGGGCGACCTCGCCCAGGTCGAGGGGAAGGGGGCGTTCACCAAGGAGGTCGACGCGGCGCTGCTCGCGGGCCGGGCCGACCTGGCCGTGCACTGCCTCAAGGACGTCCCCGCCGACCGGCCGTTGCCCGCCGGCACCACGTTCGCGGCCTTCCTGGAACGCGACGACATCCGCGACGCCCTCGTCCACCCCGGCGGACTGACCCTGGACGAGCTGCCGCCCGGCACCCGCGTCGGCACCTCGTCGGTGCGCCGCGTCGCCCAACTGGCCGTCTCCCACCCGCACTTGCGCTGCGTGCCGTTCCGCGGGAACGCCAACCGGCGGCTGGAGAAACTGGCGGCCGGGGAGGCCGACGCCCTGCTGCTGGCGGTGGCGGGCCTGCGGCGGATCGGCCGCGCGGAGGCGGCCACCGAGATCCTGCCGCCGGAGGTGATGATGCCGTCCATCGGGGCCGGGATCCTCGCCCTGCAGTGCCGCGAGGACGACACCGCCCTGATCGAAACGGTCGGCGCGCTCGGCCACCCCGGCACGCACCGGGAGGCCACCGCGGAGCGCATGTTCCTCCATGTGCTCCAGGGCCACTGCAACAGCCCCGTGGCCGGCTACGCGACCGCCCACCGCTCCGGTGATCTGTCGTTGCGCGCCTGCGTGTTCACCCCGGACGGCAAGACCGTGCTCAACGCCCACGAGTGGGCGGGCCGCCTCGACCCGGCCACCCTCGGCACCGCGGTCGCCGTCGCCCTGCTGCGCCAGGGGGCCCGTGAGCTGATCGACGGCATCCCGCACTGA
- a CDS encoding STAS domain-containing protein: MDGTVLEYRTVFHGERAVVRLYGEIDMDSAPDLTTALALCLETRPHQVIVDLSGVAFCDCSGLDALLRARDHAAVRGIPLTVTGVTAPVVVRLFALTGADVALGAR; encoded by the coding sequence ATGGACGGCACCGTGCTGGAGTACCGGACCGTCTTCCATGGTGAGCGGGCCGTCGTCCGGCTGTACGGCGAGATCGACATGGACAGCGCCCCCGACCTGACCACCGCGCTCGCCCTGTGTCTGGAGACCCGGCCCCATCAGGTGATCGTGGATCTGTCGGGGGTGGCCTTCTGCGACTGCTCCGGGCTGGACGCGTTACTGCGCGCCCGGGACCACGCGGCGGTCCGGGGCATCCCGTTGACGGTGACCGGGGTGACCGCCCCGGTGGTGGTGCGGCTGTTCGCGCTCACCGGGGCCGACGTGGCGCTCGGGGCCCGGTGA
- a CDS encoding MarR family winged helix-turn-helix transcriptional regulator produces MDEGVEEVSGTAVAAARDLRVLFSRLRRRLKEASATEDLTAPQTSVLARLVKDGPSSASVLAGAERVRPQSMATTLAALESHGLIARAPDPEDGRRQVVTLTPAGRERAEGVRATRDEWLARAFQDRYTDGERATITEALRLLDRLTQP; encoded by the coding sequence ATGGACGAGGGTGTGGAAGAGGTGTCCGGCACGGCGGTGGCCGCGGCACGTGATCTGCGGGTGCTCTTCAGCAGGCTGCGCCGCCGGCTGAAGGAGGCGTCCGCGACCGAGGACCTCACCGCGCCGCAGACCTCCGTCCTGGCCCGGCTGGTCAAGGACGGCCCCTCGTCGGCGAGCGTGCTGGCGGGTGCCGAGCGGGTCCGGCCGCAGTCGATGGCGACCACGCTCGCCGCGCTGGAGTCGCACGGGCTGATCGCCCGCGCGCCCGACCCGGAGGACGGCCGCCGCCAGGTCGTCACGTTGACCCCGGCCGGCCGTGAACGCGCCGAAGGGGTCCGCGCCACCCGCGACGAGTGGCTGGCCCGCGCCTTCCAGGACCGCTACACCGACGGCGAACGCGCCACGATCACCGAGGCGTTGCGGCTGCTCGACCGGCTGACCCAGCCCTGA
- a CDS encoding MmgE/PrpD family protein, translated as MTASAVRFARFAADTAHRGLGREERTRAATWMLDTVGVMLAGRTCPTGRQVAEVVAGRAGKGAATAIGVAEPLPAADAALVNGTLAHSLDFDDTHLPSVLHPSASVVPAALAVAQETAASPARLLDALTLGNELNVRLGMAGYDTVLGNSQYFERGQHATAICGALGAALAAGVLYGLDADGLAHAVGIAASMGSGLLEANRTGGTVKRVHCGWAAHSGITAAQFALGGLTAPPTVLDGRFGFLRAWLDEPADPEAVTRDLGDHWESARIQIKPYPCNHFLHAAVDAALQLRRRGLRVDDIEAVEAAFPTAVLRTVAEPAEVKKAPADGYAAKFSAPYVIATALLGGAGLGVGLADFTDEAVTDPARLALAARVRCAADPVCDTLFPRSLPAGLLVRIRGGQEGMLAHVPVSRGGEGNELGPDDLLAKFHDNAALVMPEERGRELGALLAALPEVTGEGERETARLAALLTV; from the coding sequence ATGACCGCCTCGGCAGTACGCTTCGCGCGGTTCGCCGCCGACACCGCACACCGCGGCCTGGGGCGCGAGGAACGCACCCGGGCGGCGACCTGGATGCTCGACACCGTCGGAGTGATGCTGGCCGGCCGGACCTGCCCCACCGGCCGGCAGGTCGCCGAGGTGGTGGCGGGCCGGGCCGGCAAGGGCGCGGCCACCGCGATCGGGGTCGCCGAACCGCTGCCCGCGGCGGACGCGGCGCTGGTCAACGGCACCCTGGCGCACTCGCTCGACTTCGACGACACCCATCTGCCCTCGGTGCTCCACCCGTCGGCGTCCGTGGTGCCCGCCGCGCTCGCGGTGGCCCAGGAGACCGCGGCGAGCCCGGCCCGCCTGCTGGACGCCCTCACCCTCGGCAACGAACTCAACGTCCGCCTGGGCATGGCCGGTTACGACACCGTGCTGGGCAACTCGCAGTACTTCGAACGCGGTCAGCACGCCACCGCCATCTGCGGGGCGCTCGGCGCGGCGCTGGCGGCCGGGGTGCTCTACGGGCTCGACGCCGACGGGCTGGCCCACGCCGTGGGCATCGCGGCCAGCATGGGTTCGGGGCTGCTGGAGGCCAACCGCACCGGCGGCACCGTCAAGCGCGTGCACTGCGGTTGGGCGGCGCACAGCGGCATCACCGCCGCGCAGTTCGCCCTCGGCGGCCTGACCGCGCCGCCGACCGTGCTCGACGGCCGCTTCGGCTTCCTGCGGGCCTGGCTGGACGAGCCCGCCGACCCCGAGGCGGTCACCCGCGACCTGGGCGACCACTGGGAGAGCGCCCGGATCCAGATCAAGCCGTATCCGTGCAACCACTTCCTGCACGCGGCCGTCGACGCGGCGCTGCAACTGCGCCGGCGAGGGCTGCGGGTGGACGACATCGAGGCGGTGGAGGCGGCCTTCCCCACCGCGGTGCTGCGGACGGTGGCCGAGCCGGCCGAGGTGAAGAAGGCACCCGCCGACGGCTACGCCGCCAAGTTCTCGGCGCCGTACGTGATCGCCACCGCCCTGCTCGGCGGGGCCGGACTCGGCGTCGGGCTCGCCGACTTCACCGACGAGGCGGTCACCGACCCGGCCCGTCTCGCCCTCGCCGCGCGGGTGCGCTGCGCCGCCGACCCGGTGTGCGACACGCTCTTCCCGCGCAGTCTCCCGGCCGGGCTGCTGGTACGCATCCGCGGCGGCCAGGAGGGCATGCTGGCCCACGTCCCGGTCAGCCGGGGCGGCGAGGGCAACGAGCTGGGCCCGGACGACCTGCTGGCCAAGTTCCACGACAACGCGGCGCTGGTCATGCCCGAGGAGCGCGGACGCGAACTCGGCGCACTGCTGGCCGCCCTGCCCGAGGTCACCGGGGAGGGCGAGCGGGAAACGGCCCGGCTGGCCGCCCTGTTGACCGTGTGA
- a CDS encoding cyclase family protein produces MTTHPITTDRLLAAVAGGVRIVDLGRPLESGMPCSPNHPGFRMALVRRHGDMNRPDGGSAANEMFTMGGHVGTHIDALSHVSHNGLLHGGHSAARAQTGGRFSVHGIETVTPLIRRGLLLDVAAARSAEILPGGYGITAEDLATAAGDTEPGEGDVVLVHTGWGRHWPDPEAYLGTASGVPGLTEDAARWLAERRIRAVGADTTAVERIPPGQGHRVMPVHRILLVDHGIHIIEHLDLTALAAERPAPFTFVAVPLPIVGGTGSPVRPLALFAEEAP; encoded by the coding sequence ATGACCACACACCCGATCACCACCGACCGGCTGCTGGCCGCCGTCGCGGGCGGGGTGCGCATCGTCGACCTCGGCCGGCCGCTGGAGTCCGGCATGCCCTGCTCCCCCAACCACCCCGGGTTCCGGATGGCGCTGGTACGCCGGCACGGGGACATGAACCGGCCGGACGGCGGCTCCGCGGCCAACGAGATGTTCACCATGGGCGGCCACGTCGGCACCCACATCGACGCGCTGTCGCACGTGTCCCACAACGGCCTGCTGCACGGCGGCCACTCGGCGGCGCGGGCGCAGACCGGCGGCCGGTTCAGCGTGCACGGCATCGAGACCGTCACCCCGCTGATCCGCCGCGGCCTCCTGCTGGACGTGGCCGCGGCGCGCTCGGCCGAGATCCTCCCCGGCGGCTACGGCATCACCGCCGAGGACCTGGCCACCGCCGCCGGCGACACCGAGCCGGGCGAGGGCGACGTGGTGCTGGTGCACACCGGCTGGGGCCGGCACTGGCCGGACCCGGAGGCGTACCTGGGCACCGCGAGCGGCGTGCCGGGGCTCACCGAGGACGCCGCGCGCTGGCTCGCCGAGCGCCGGATCCGCGCGGTGGGCGCCGACACCACCGCGGTGGAACGCATCCCGCCGGGCCAGGGGCACCGGGTGATGCCGGTGCACCGGATCCTCCTGGTCGACCACGGCATCCACATCATCGAGCACCTGGACCTGACCGCGCTGGCGGCCGAGCGCCCGGCGCCGTTCACCTTCGTCGCCGTGCCGCTGCCCATCGTCGGCGGCACCGGGTCGCCGGTGCGCCCGCTGGCGCTCTTCGCCGAGGAGGCGCCATGA
- a CDS encoding HpcH/HpaI aldolase/citrate lyase family protein, producing MSQLHRSYLYVPAHRGRFVEKAYDGDADAVVLDLEDGVPSTAKDEARKVAEEILSGDPPKPTYVRVNGPGTPWCRADIEAVAAPALRGLRLPKCERTDDIRQVSGWLDALGCRADIHLLIESAYGVEHAFQLVSASSRISMIGLGEADLRADLFAGSDEYALDLCRSKMVLVSRAAGLASPAQSVYPAVRDLAGLRESCTVGKAMGFFGRFAIHPDQIPVIHDVYSPTVEEIEEARLLIEALNSSVETDSHSVHLRGDGQLVAPPVIAKARRVLQLADALQEVAGA from the coding sequence ATGAGCCAGCTGCACCGCAGCTACCTGTACGTACCGGCCCACCGCGGACGGTTCGTGGAGAAGGCGTACGACGGGGACGCCGACGCGGTCGTGCTCGACCTGGAGGACGGCGTGCCGTCCACCGCCAAGGACGAGGCACGCAAGGTCGCCGAGGAGATCCTCTCCGGTGACCCGCCCAAACCGACCTACGTACGCGTCAACGGGCCCGGAACGCCGTGGTGCCGGGCGGACATCGAGGCGGTCGCCGCCCCGGCGCTGCGCGGTTTAAGGCTGCCCAAGTGCGAGCGGACCGACGACATCCGCCAGGTCTCCGGCTGGCTGGACGCCCTCGGCTGCCGCGCAGACATCCATCTGCTGATCGAGTCCGCCTACGGCGTCGAGCACGCCTTCCAGCTGGTGTCGGCCTCCTCCCGGATCTCCATGATCGGCCTGGGTGAGGCCGACCTGCGCGCGGATCTGTTCGCCGGCAGCGACGAGTACGCCTTGGACCTGTGCCGTTCCAAGATGGTCCTGGTCTCCCGGGCGGCCGGCCTCGCCTCGCCCGCGCAGTCGGTCTACCCGGCGGTGCGGGACCTGGCGGGGCTGCGGGAGAGCTGCACGGTCGGCAAGGCCATGGGCTTCTTCGGCCGGTTCGCCATCCACCCCGACCAGATACCGGTCATCCACGACGTGTACTCGCCGACCGTGGAGGAGATCGAGGAGGCCCGGTTGCTGATCGAGGCGCTCAACAGCTCGGTGGAGACCGACAGCCACTCCGTCCACCTGCGCGGCGACGGCCAGTTGGTGGCGCCCCCGGTGATCGCCAAGGCCCGCCGGGTGCTCCAGCTCGCCGACGCGCTCCAGGAGGTGGCGGGGGCATGA
- a CDS encoding 3-hydroxyacyl-CoA dehydrogenase family protein has product MPFAVPRDVEERPVAVIGAGTLGRRIALMFATRGGEVRISDPSARQLADARAYVERELPAVAARIEGGRPGRLTVHEDLAAAVADAWLVIEAVPERLDLKKRVFADLDRLAAADAILASNSSSYPTSRFVDHVADPGRVVNIHFYMPPAQNAVDVMSSGSTRRAVVDLLLAELPRYGIFPFEARKESTGFIFNRVWAAIKREALAVVAEGVATPEDVDRMWQINTGTPVGPFRAMDQVGLDVVLDIENHYAEERPSLPTAPRDLLRRYVDSGHLGIKTGRGFYDYRTSGGGASGEGE; this is encoded by the coding sequence ATGCCGTTCGCCGTTCCCCGCGATGTCGAAGAGCGCCCGGTCGCCGTGATCGGAGCCGGTACCCTCGGCCGCCGCATCGCCTTGATGTTCGCCACGCGCGGTGGCGAGGTGCGGATCAGCGACCCCTCGGCACGGCAGCTCGCGGACGCCCGCGCCTACGTGGAGCGCGAACTGCCCGCCGTCGCCGCCCGCATCGAGGGCGGCCGGCCCGGCCGGCTCACCGTCCATGAGGACCTGGCCGCCGCCGTCGCCGACGCCTGGCTGGTGATCGAGGCCGTCCCGGAACGGCTGGACCTGAAGAAGCGCGTCTTCGCCGACCTCGACCGCCTCGCCGCCGCCGACGCCATCCTGGCCAGCAACTCCTCGTCCTACCCGACCAGCCGCTTCGTCGACCACGTCGCCGACCCCGGCCGGGTGGTCAACATCCACTTCTACATGCCGCCGGCGCAGAACGCGGTCGACGTGATGTCCTCCGGCAGCACCCGACGCGCCGTCGTCGACCTGCTCCTCGCCGAACTGCCGCGTTACGGGATCTTCCCGTTCGAGGCCCGCAAGGAGAGCACCGGCTTCATCTTCAACCGCGTCTGGGCGGCGATCAAGCGCGAAGCGCTCGCCGTGGTGGCCGAGGGCGTCGCCACCCCCGAGGACGTCGACCGCATGTGGCAGATCAACACCGGCACCCCCGTCGGCCCCTTCCGCGCGATGGACCAGGTCGGCCTCGACGTCGTCCTCGACATCGAGAACCACTACGCCGAAGAACGCCCCTCCCTCCCCACCGCCCCCCGCGACCTCCTCCGCCGCTACGTCGACTCCGGCCACCTCGGCATCAAGACCGGCCGGGGCTTCTACGACTACCGGACGAGTGGCGGAGGCGCCTCCGGCGAGGGCGAGTGA
- a CDS encoding ATP-binding protein yields MELMTQGREVPDLRVEFEGTADCIGRARDRAADFLSALARTRPPTGATCRDDILLAVSELVTNAVRHAPGPLTVCLRPAPDGVEVTVGDTSTVVPRPRPPDLATGTGGFGWPLVRQVSIDVRVLTRPDGKEIRALLPW; encoded by the coding sequence ATGGAACTGATGACCCAGGGCCGGGAAGTGCCGGATCTGCGGGTCGAGTTCGAGGGAACGGCCGACTGTATCGGCCGGGCCCGCGACCGCGCCGCCGACTTCCTCAGCGCCCTCGCCCGTACCCGCCCACCGACCGGCGCCACCTGCCGGGACGACATCCTTCTGGCCGTCTCGGAGCTGGTGACCAACGCCGTGCGCCACGCGCCCGGCCCGCTCACCGTGTGCCTGCGCCCGGCGCCCGACGGCGTCGAGGTCACGGTCGGCGACACCAGCACCGTGGTGCCCCGGCCCCGGCCGCCCGACCTGGCCACCGGAACCGGCGGCTTCGGCTGGCCGCTGGTGCGTCAGGTCAGCATCGACGTGCGCGTCCTGACGCGACCGGACGGCAAGGAGATCCGGGCGCTGCTGCCGTGGTGA
- a CDS encoding HD domain-containing protein produces the protein MVDIPHEKFDFVRHTARLREVVRHNNATAGRKESVAEHSWHLAMTSWILHRDFERESGHRLDLARMLKMCLMHDLVEIDAGDPSAWDGEGKADKARIEEEAARRRFADLPDGLGDELLALWHEYEAGPPLRPGWCVAWTGSTRR, from the coding sequence ATGGTCGACATCCCGCACGAGAAGTTCGACTTCGTCCGCCACACCGCCCGGTTGCGGGAGGTCGTCCGGCACAACAACGCCACGGCAGGCCGCAAGGAGAGCGTGGCCGAGCACTCCTGGCATCTGGCGATGACCAGTTGGATCCTCCACCGCGATTTCGAGCGCGAGTCGGGGCACCGGCTCGATCTGGCGAGGATGCTCAAGATGTGCCTGATGCACGACCTGGTGGAGATCGACGCGGGAGATCCGTCGGCGTGGGACGGCGAGGGCAAGGCGGACAAGGCGCGGATCGAGGAGGAGGCCGCCCGGCGGCGTTTCGCGGATCTGCCGGACGGGCTGGGCGACGAACTCCTCGCGCTGTGGCACGAGTACGAGGCGGGGCCACCCCTGAGGCCCGGCTGGTGCGTGGCGTGGACCGGCTCAACCCGGCGCTGA